From Oceaniferula marina, a single genomic window includes:
- a CDS encoding uracil-xanthine permease family protein, with protein sequence MDKDTLRNLVKWLDAIFPPFRETERVKPKNMLYVAHENPTMGTAFAVGAQHAVVLLMLAIYAVIAGQELEFTEGQLRGFVSVVIVAAGIATFLQSTKTRFGSGHLIVHNPSPIGMAGFIAVSSTYGIGAATGALIVSGIVVIALARVLPSLRSIFPAEVAGVLLVLLGLSLVEGGVSRYTGLNGGSINSASTIIASVTLVSIIGLSIWAGGRLKLFAIVIGAIAGLITAALMGEFGHEQMAVVSQQPLVSFPFGGGFEIPMPKFILGAIIPILLIEVISAIDSIGTGVAIDKINNAKWHRADMPMIGRTVTCHGIGVFFAGLMGTMSIGTSSANLGLAHASGVAARKVGLVTGAILVVVAFLPQVSTFLTQIPQPVVGAIVLYTAGYMLVAGMELVLSRMINSRRTFMIGLGIAVGAAVLLMPALTAGAPEGLKPIVGSALTMGTVTAIILNLIFRIGISQTGTMQLTGVESLTQLTEFLEEKGEDWGARHQVMMRAGMAVGEAIEKLNGTAVCTWPVDLKASFDEYKVTVELKYEGHPINMTPKTKVSLEDLMDDDDDEALDALVSNASGILIGQLADKVESKADGKHSTLRLDFDH encoded by the coding sequence ATGGATAAGGATACACTTAGAAACTTGGTGAAGTGGTTAGATGCTATATTTCCTCCTTTTCGGGAGACTGAGCGGGTTAAACCTAAAAACATGCTCTATGTAGCGCACGAAAATCCCACAATGGGGACTGCGTTTGCAGTCGGGGCCCAGCATGCAGTGGTTTTGCTTATGTTGGCGATTTATGCAGTGATCGCAGGTCAAGAATTAGAGTTTACAGAGGGGCAGCTTCGTGGCTTTGTCTCGGTGGTAATTGTTGCTGCTGGTATAGCGACTTTCTTGCAGTCAACTAAAACTAGATTTGGTTCGGGCCACTTAATAGTTCACAATCCAAGCCCTATTGGCATGGCTGGCTTCATAGCTGTAAGCTCGACCTATGGGATTGGAGCAGCAACTGGAGCCCTCATTGTTTCTGGGATTGTGGTGATAGCACTTGCGCGGGTTCTCCCGAGCCTTCGTTCAATCTTCCCTGCGGAAGTTGCTGGAGTGCTTCTTGTCCTACTTGGGCTGAGTTTGGTTGAAGGGGGGGTCAGTCGTTATACTGGACTGAATGGGGGTAGCATAAATAGTGCGTCTACAATTATTGCATCTGTTACACTCGTTTCCATTATTGGTCTTTCGATTTGGGCTGGTGGACGCTTAAAGTTGTTCGCTATTGTTATTGGTGCTATCGCAGGATTGATAACAGCCGCACTGATGGGCGAGTTTGGGCACGAACAAATGGCGGTAGTCTCTCAGCAGCCACTCGTTTCTTTTCCGTTTGGTGGAGGATTTGAGATTCCAATGCCTAAATTTATCCTAGGTGCAATTATTCCGATTCTTTTAATCGAGGTGATCTCGGCTATAGATAGTATTGGAACTGGGGTTGCTATTGATAAGATCAATAATGCTAAGTGGCATCGTGCTGATATGCCTATGATTGGAAGGACTGTTACTTGTCATGGTATTGGTGTGTTTTTTGCTGGTTTAATGGGGACCATGTCGATTGGAACATCATCGGCTAACCTTGGGCTTGCCCACGCATCGGGTGTTGCAGCTAGGAAAGTAGGTCTGGTTACAGGGGCTATTTTAGTAGTTGTGGCCTTCTTGCCTCAGGTGTCGACCTTTCTCACACAGATCCCACAGCCTGTAGTAGGGGCTATCGTATTATATACAGCTGGTTATATGTTGGTAGCTGGTATGGAATTAGTTTTATCCCGTATGATTAATAGCCGGCGAACTTTCATGATTGGACTTGGCATAGCTGTCGGAGCGGCCGTACTACTCATGCCTGCGCTTACTGCCGGTGCTCCAGAGGGGCTTAAGCCAATTGTTGGCTCTGCGCTGACGATGGGAACGGTGACGGCCATTATACTCAACCTGATTTTTCGGATTGGCATCTCACAGACCGGTACAATGCAGCTTACTGGGGTTGAGTCGCTTACACAGTTAACTGAATTCTTAGAGGAAAAAGGAGAAGACTGGGGTGCTCGGCATCAAGTAATGATGCGGGCTGGCATGGCTGTTGGTGAAGCTATCGAGAAGTTGAATGGAACCGCTGTTTGTACTTGGCCTGTTGATTTGAAGGCATCATTTGATGAATACAAAGTAACGGTGGAACTGAAATACGAGGGGCACCCTATTAACATGACGCCAAAAACTAAGGTTTCTCTGGAAGACTTGATGGATGATGATGATGACGAAGCTTTGGATGCTCTAGTTTCCAACGCTTCTGGTATTCTCATTGGTCAGCTTGCTGACAAAGTAGAGTCAAAAGCAGATGGTAAGCATTCAACTCTTAGACTTGACTTTGACCACTAG
- a CDS encoding STAS domain-containing protein produces the protein MLVEKRGEVTILAPRHRVDTNNSPEVEKVIQENIGGGEARLVLDFAQVDYVSSAGLRVLLKTAKQIKVGGGRLALCGLNEQIKEVMEVSGFMNILDCYDNLDSSIGAIS, from the coding sequence ATGCTTGTTGAAAAACGCGGAGAAGTAACCATCCTAGCCCCTAGGCACCGAGTAGACACAAATAACTCGCCTGAGGTTGAGAAGGTGATTCAGGAAAACATCGGAGGTGGTGAAGCTAGACTGGTCCTTGATTTTGCACAGGTGGACTATGTGTCGAGTGCTGGCCTCAGGGTTTTGTTGAAGACTGCGAAGCAGATTAAAGTAGGTGGTGGTCGGCTGGCTTTGTGTGGGCTCAATGAGCAGATTAAGGAGGTTATGGAAGTCAGTGGTTTTATGAATATTCTAGACTGTTACGATAATCTCGACAGTAGCATCGGCGCTATTTCCTAA